A window of Neisseria canis contains these coding sequences:
- a CDS encoding extracellular solute-binding protein, translating into MKKLFAAALCLLSPALYAAHGFSLGAPLLYPPDFKHFSYVNPDAPKGGTLVLPALGGFDTLNPFTLKGEAASGIGILTVDQLMVQGQDEPFAMYGLLAESAELAPDGLSVIFKLNPKARFHNGDPVLAKDVKTSFELLTKDEAAQPMYRLYWPDVAGVDELDARTVRFRLKQRNAELHLTLGQLPVFSHKSYPKGLAAATNTPPIGSGPYRLGKSESGRSIEFKRDKGYWAQNLPARKGMFNFDTVRFLYYRDNAVRIEGIKGGRYDFTEEYTARNWARAYPDTILQKRALEKREWPHSNTAGMQAFVMNQRRGFFKDIRVRRALVLSFDFESINQRLFYGTYTRSNSFFTNSEMAATGKPEGAELEILKPLSGKLPEAVFKHDVPQPPKTDIQTGIRPNLLQARALLLAAGYRYRDGLLVGKDGKPVQIEYLASHKSFEKTAVKWQRDLAKIGISLNIRLADTALYQRRIKNFDYDIIMTTYANSESPGNEQFSYHSCQAAKTPGERNYAGLCDEAVEALLKRFSSFTSRADLVASARALDRVLRWQYLVVPNWYSAKKRVIYRNTLAMPERLPKYYDATTWALETWWVKK; encoded by the coding sequence ATGAAGAAACTCTTTGCCGCCGCTTTATGCCTGCTTTCTCCCGCGCTTTATGCCGCACACGGTTTCAGCTTGGGTGCGCCTTTGCTTTATCCGCCCGATTTCAAACATTTCAGTTATGTGAATCCCGATGCACCCAAGGGCGGAACATTGGTGCTGCCTGCATTGGGCGGCTTCGACACATTGAATCCGTTTACGCTGAAGGGTGAAGCGGCATCCGGTATCGGCATATTGACCGTTGACCAACTGATGGTGCAGGGGCAGGACGAGCCTTTTGCGATGTACGGCCTTTTGGCCGAATCGGCGGAGCTTGCGCCGGACGGGCTTTCCGTTATATTCAAACTCAACCCGAAAGCGCGTTTCCATAACGGCGATCCGGTGTTGGCAAAAGATGTGAAAACCTCTTTCGAGCTGCTGACCAAAGACGAAGCGGCGCAACCGATGTACCGCTTATACTGGCCGGACGTTGCAGGAGTGGACGAATTGGATGCGCGCACCGTACGCTTCCGGCTCAAGCAGCGCAATGCCGAGTTGCACCTCACGCTCGGCCAATTGCCCGTGTTTTCCCACAAAAGCTATCCGAAAGGTTTGGCTGCTGCAACAAACACGCCGCCCATCGGTTCCGGCCCTTACAGGCTGGGCAAAAGCGAGAGCGGGCGCAGCATTGAGTTCAAACGCGATAAAGGATATTGGGCGCAGAATCTGCCGGCACGCAAAGGGATGTTCAACTTTGATACCGTGCGTTTTCTCTATTACCGCGACAATGCTGTACGCATAGAGGGCATCAAGGGCGGACGCTATGATTTTACGGAAGAATATACGGCGAGAAACTGGGCGAGAGCCTATCCCGATACGATATTGCAAAAACGTGCTTTGGAAAAACGCGAATGGCCGCACAGCAACACCGCAGGTATGCAGGCTTTTGTGATGAACCAGCGGCGCGGTTTTTTCAAAGACATCCGCGTGCGGCGCGCGCTGGTGTTGAGTTTTGATTTCGAAAGCATTAATCAGCGCCTGTTTTACGGCACTTATACCCGCAGCAACAGCTTTTTTACCAACAGCGAAATGGCGGCAACCGGCAAACCCGAAGGCGCGGAGCTGGAAATTCTGAAACCTTTGAGCGGCAAACTGCCCGAAGCGGTGTTTAAACACGATGTGCCGCAGCCTCCGAAAACCGATATTCAGACAGGTATCCGCCCGAATTTGCTGCAGGCGAGGGCTTTACTGCTGGCTGCCGGCTACCGTTACCGGGACGGTTTGCTGGTCGGCAAAGACGGCAAGCCGGTGCAGATAGAATATCTGGCCAGCCATAAATCATTTGAAAAAACCGCAGTGAAATGGCAGCGGGATTTAGCCAAAATCGGCATTTCGCTGAATATCCGCTTGGCGGATACGGCGCTTTACCAGCGCAGGATCAAAAATTTTGATTACGACATTATCATGACCACCTATGCCAACAGTGAAAGCCCGGGCAACGAGCAGTTTTCATATCACAGCTGCCAAGCCGCGAAAACACCGGGAGAGCGCAACTATGCCGGTTTGTGCGACGAAGCGGTAGAAGCGCTGCTCAAACGCTTCAGCAGCTTCACAAGCCGAGCGGATTTGGTGGCGAGCGCCCGTGCGCTCGACCGGGTGTTGCGCTGGCAATATTTGGTGGTGCCCAACTGGTATTCGGCTAAAAAACGTGTGATCTACCGCAACACGCTCGCCATGCCGGAGCGGCTGCCCAAATATTACGATGCGACCACATGGGCTTTGGAAACTTGGTGGGTTAAAAAATAA
- the xth gene encoding exodeoxyribonuclease III: protein MKIATWNVNSLKVRLPQVQEWLQQHQPDILVLQELKLDHDQFPAAVFQMQGYHVAWSGQKTYNGVAIISKHEITEVSTCLPLLPDDPQKRVIAATVNGVRIIDVYCVNGEALDSPKFEYKREWFAALNTFVKEELACHKKLVLLGDFNIAPADLDCYDPEKWHEKIHCSSAERTWFQALLDLGLHDSLRHIHPDAVMYTWWDYRGAMFRRKQGLRIDHILVSAAMRDALHAVSVDTEARGWERPSDHAPVLAEFH, encoded by the coding sequence ATGAAAATCGCCACTTGGAACGTCAACTCCCTCAAAGTCCGCCTGCCGCAAGTGCAGGAATGGCTTCAGCAGCACCAGCCCGACATATTGGTTTTGCAGGAACTCAAGCTCGACCACGACCAATTTCCCGCCGCTGTTTTTCAGATGCAGGGCTATCATGTTGCTTGGAGCGGGCAGAAAACCTATAACGGCGTGGCCATCATCAGCAAACACGAAATCACTGAAGTAAGCACCTGCCTGCCTTTGCTGCCGGATGATCCGCAAAAACGCGTCATTGCAGCCACGGTTAACGGCGTCCGCATCATTGATGTGTACTGCGTTAACGGCGAAGCGCTCGACAGCCCGAAATTCGAATATAAGCGCGAATGGTTTGCCGCTTTAAATACCTTTGTAAAAGAAGAACTTGCCTGCCATAAAAAGCTGGTGTTGCTGGGCGATTTCAATATCGCGCCGGCAGATTTGGATTGTTATGACCCTGAAAAATGGCATGAAAAAATCCATTGCTCCAGCGCCGAACGCACTTGGTTCCAAGCTTTGCTGGATTTAGGTTTGCACGACAGCCTGCGCCATATCCACCCCGATGCGGTGATGTACACTTGGTGGGATTACCGCGGCGCCATGTTCCGCCGCAAGCAGGGCTTGCGCATCGACCATATTCTCGTCAGCGCTGCAATGCGTGATGCCCTGCATGCGGTTTCGGTGGATACGGAAGCCCGCGGTTGGGAACGCCCGAGCGACCACGCGCCGGTGCTTGCAGAATTTCACTAG
- a CDS encoding ArsR/SmtB family transcription factor: MKTITSQTANEMMEHAERASSLLKLISHPHRLMILCLLAQSERNVTEIVNVVGINQTAVSNHLAKLRAKGVVDYTRYHRILQYRITSPEIFNLLEAMCRVYCTTDHEAKQ; this comes from the coding sequence ATGAAGACAATAACATCACAAACCGCTAACGAAATGATGGAGCATGCCGAGCGTGCGTCCTCTTTGCTAAAGCTGATTTCCCATCCCCACAGATTGATGATTTTGTGTCTGCTGGCGCAGAGCGAACGCAATGTTACGGAAATCGTTAATGTGGTCGGCATCAACCAAACCGCCGTATCCAACCATCTGGCAAAACTGCGTGCAAAAGGTGTGGTCGATTACACCCGCTACCACCGGATTCTGCAATACCGCATCACCTCGCCGGAAATCTTCAACCTGCTCGAAGCGATGTGCCGGGTTTATTGCACAACGGATCACGAAGCCAAGCAATAA
- the grxD gene encoding Grx4 family monothiol glutaredoxin: MSIQDQIKEVVTTHRVVLFMKGTKQFPQCGFSSRAVQLLQAAGCNDFVTVNVLENDEVRQGIKEYSNWPTIPQLYVNGEFLGGSDIMMEMYEAGELQEALKA, encoded by the coding sequence ATGAGTATTCAAGACCAAATTAAAGAAGTGGTTACCACACACCGAGTTGTGCTGTTTATGAAAGGCACCAAACAATTTCCGCAATGCGGCTTTTCTTCCCGCGCCGTGCAATTGCTGCAAGCCGCCGGCTGCAACGATTTTGTAACGGTAAACGTGTTGGAAAACGACGAAGTGCGTCAAGGCATCAAAGAATACAGCAACTGGCCGACCATCCCGCAGCTTTATGTAAACGGCGAATTTCTGGGCGGCTCCGACATCATGATGGAAATGTATGAAGCGGGCGAACTGCAAGAAGCATTGAAAGCCTGA
- a CDS encoding RsmB/NOP family class I SAM-dependent RNA methyltransferase: MTPAQLDHTAAVLSDILAFKQPADSVLAAYFREHRKLGRQDRHEIAETVFATLRHYQKIQTVMSKPRNKPRQAALAALIFGRGADAAFIQSLAKPEEAESLKALFTGSKEHFTALHAAAELPEWLVEIAQKHYSEGDILQFGRSVNRPAPLDIRVNTLKGKRDKVLAQLQAEGFAAEATPFSPWGIRFQDKPSLNRHPLFLDGTLEIQDEGSQLLALLLGAKRGEIVADFCAGAGGKTLAIAAMMANQGRIYAFDIAEKRLANLKPRSTRAGVANIHAERISSEADTRIARLYGKADRVLVDAPCSGLGTLRRNPDLKYRQSPETLASLQTQQATILAEAAKLVSAKGRLVYATCSILPEENEMQVRHFLDNHPGWHTVDCAGLLSNYKIPLDTGVYLRLNTEQHQTDGFFAAVLERN, translated from the coding sequence ATGACACCTGCACAACTCGACCACACAGCCGCCGTTTTAAGCGACATATTAGCATTTAAACAACCCGCCGATTCCGTACTCGCAGCTTATTTCCGCGAGCACAGAAAACTCGGCAGGCAAGACCGCCATGAAATCGCCGAAACGGTGTTTGCAACATTGCGCCACTATCAAAAAATCCAAACCGTCATGTCCAAGCCGCGCAACAAACCGCGCCAAGCAGCTTTGGCCGCTTTGATATTCGGACGGGGAGCCGATGCAGCTTTCATTCAAAGCTTGGCAAAGCCGGAAGAAGCCGAGAGCCTGAAAGCCCTGTTTACCGGCTCGAAAGAACACTTTACCGCGTTACACGCAGCCGCCGAACTGCCTGAATGGTTGGTTGAAATCGCGCAGAAACATTACAGCGAAGGAGACATTCTGCAATTCGGACGCAGCGTCAACCGGCCTGCCCCGCTGGACATCCGAGTGAACACCTTAAAAGGCAAGCGGGATAAAGTTTTGGCGCAACTGCAAGCTGAAGGCTTTGCCGCCGAAGCCACGCCTTTCTCACCCTGGGGCATCCGCTTTCAAGACAAACCCTCGCTGAACCGGCATCCGCTGTTTCTTGACGGCACGCTGGAAATCCAGGACGAAGGCAGCCAGCTGCTGGCTTTGTTGCTCGGCGCCAAGCGCGGGGAAATCGTGGCGGACTTCTGCGCCGGTGCGGGCGGCAAAACGTTGGCCATCGCCGCCATGATGGCCAACCAAGGCCGCATCTACGCTTTCGACATCGCAGAAAAACGCCTGGCCAACCTCAAACCCCGCTCGACGCGCGCAGGTGTTGCCAATATCCATGCCGAGCGCATCAGCAGCGAAGCAGATACGCGTATCGCACGCCTTTACGGCAAAGCCGACCGTGTATTGGTTGATGCCCCCTGCTCCGGCTTGGGCACTCTGCGCCGCAATCCCGACTTGAAATACCGCCAATCGCCCGAAACTTTAGCTTCGCTGCAAACGCAGCAAGCCACTATTTTGGCCGAAGCCGCCAAACTGGTCAGCGCAAAAGGCCGCTTGGTTTATGCCACTTGCAGCATCTTGCCCGAAGAAAACGAAATGCAGGTGCGGCATTTTTTGGATAACCATCCCGGATGGCATACGGTTGATTGCGCCGGCCTGCTAAGTAACTATAAAATTCCGCTCGATACAGGTGTATACTTGCGCCTGAACACGGAACAACACCAAACCGACGGCTTTTTCGCCGCCGTGTTGGAACGAAATTAA